The Salvelinus fontinalis isolate EN_2023a chromosome 9, ASM2944872v1, whole genome shotgun sequence sequence ttcagttagtgctaaatacggctgctagaatcctgactagaatcaAAAATTTGATcctattactccagtgctagcctccctatactggcttcctgttaaggcaagggctgatttcaaggttttactgttaacctacaaagcattacatgggcttgctcctacctatctttacgatttggtcctgccgtacatacctacacgtaggctacggtcacaagacacaggcccctactgtccctagaatttctaagcaaacagctggaggcagggctttctcctatagagctccatttttatggaatggtctgcctacccatgtgagagacgcagactcggtctcaacctttaagtctttactgaagactcatctcttcagtgggtcatatgattgagtgtagtctggcccaggagtgtgaaggtgaacggaaaggctctggagcaacgaaccgcctttgctgtctctgcctggccggttcccctctctccactgggattctctgcctctaaccctattacaggggctgagtcactggcttactgggacTCTTCCATggcgtccctaggaggggtgcgtcacttgagtgggttgagtcactgacgtgatcttcctgtctgggttggcgcccgcccttgggttgtgccgtggcggagatctttgtgggctatactcggcctcatcccaggatggtaagttggtggttgaagatatccctctagtggtgtgggggctgggctttggcaaagtgggtggggttatatccttcctgtttggccctgtccggggctaTTATCGGATGGggacacagtgtctcctgaccactCCTGTTTTAGCCTCCAGTAGTTTATgtttcggggggctagggtcagtttgttatatctggagtacttctcctgtctatccggtgtcctgtgtgaatttaagtatgctctctctaattctctctctgaggacctgagcccttggaccatgcctcaggactacctggcatgatgactccttgctgtccccagtccacctggccgtgttgctgctccaggttcaactgttctgcctatgCTACAGTTGcaactgttcaccggacgtgctacctgtcccagacgtgctgttttcaactctagagactccaggagcggtagagatactcttaatgatcggatatgaaaagccaactgacatttactcctgaggtgctgacttgctgcaccctcgacaactactgtgattattattatttgaccatgctggtcatttatgttcaaacgttcatcttggccatgttctgttataatctccacccggcacagccagaagaggactggccacccctcagcctggttcctctaggtttcttcctaggtttggcctttctagggagtttttcctagccaccgtgcttctacacctgcattgcttgctgtttggggttttaggctgggtttctgtacagcactttgagatatcagctgatgtaagaagagctatataaataaatttgatttgatttaagccTGTGTCTATCTGCATTGTACATTAAAAAAGTAGTCTTACCTGGAGTATTCAGTGTAGCGGGTGTGGATGTCACACCATACATCAAGCAGTCCTAAATCCTGCAATATCCTATTTATCTTTTTAGCAACTAGACTAATTTTCCTATTTTGATTTGTGCTGTCCAATTGAGTTTAAAATCCCCTCCACAgacagaataacagtgaagacaaactacaatgtagaaaaaaagtaaaaagaaaagaaaaaccctgggtcgcggtagagagagggggggaaagaacAGGTGTAACGAGAAATGAGGACTGGAAAAGGGCAGAGCAACAGGCAGGAGAAAAATAGGCAAGAGGACCAAGGTGAGAGAGGAGCAGGCAAGAGAGataaatgagagagggagagactagtTCTCATAGCAGACATCCTTGGTGTTGTTGGTTGTGTGTGAAAGTGAATGATAAAGAGGCATATAAATCAAAAAAGGCAAGACAATAGTGAGGGTCCAGAGGCCTCCATCACACCCTATACAGGTCCACACTGGCAGCAAGGACAATGGGCACACAGCACTCAACaacccccatccaccacccctgGACTGCACAGCCAACAGCTTTGTGTGGTAAATAATTGACTTATTCTGCTGACCAGAGAATATGAGACTAGTCATGACCAGCTAGACTAGGGAGGGGGGAGGGTTTAAAGAGATTCTCAGGTACTTTtatatactttttagccagtagttctaaaAGTACTGCTCATGAGCCAAAAGTGGTTGAAAAttgcagatacagttgaagtcagaagtttacatagccaaatacatttaaactcagtttcacaattcctgacatttaatcctagtaaaaattccctattttaggtcagttaggatcaccactattttaagaatgtgaaatgtcagaataatagtagagagaatgatttatttatttcatcacattcccagtgggtcaggagtttacatacactcaattagtatttggtagcattgcctttaaattgtttcacttgggtcaaacgtatcgggtagccttccacaagcttcccacaataagttgggttaatACAGTACAATGCTACCTAAAACTACCATTTCTTCACTCCATCCTTTCCCCAAATCTAGCATTGCACCTCTCCTGCTAGGCCTAACCCCTTGGAGACCCTTCACTCCTCCTGTAAGAGTCACGGGACTATAGTGACCGGTCTGCCCCAGCAGCGATCCCTTTAATGAAGTGAGTAAATTATGCACGGCGCCTGTTGGCTTTCTGATTAAAGCATCATACAGGCCTCATCTAGAGGGAGGTGCAGCAGCAAAACAACGGTGGTTGTAAACAGTTCTCAGGAGAAGCAGTGTACTGCTAGGGTGTAATACATTTGCATAGTCTGGCGCAGAACAAAGAGCCAATTAATTGAAAAGAAGAACCCCTCTAAAAgatgagaaggggggggggggggggggggggggggggctggctcAACACACGTGCACGCACAGATTGTTGCAAAGGAATGTCCCATTTCAGTTTGTAAACAATGTGTAAGTGTCAGAGTTCTAGTGTCAGAGTTCATGCAGATGTCTcaggccttgacccccccccccccccccccccccccccccccccatgagtaCTATATGAATATGGATTGTCCCACCTAGcaaccttaagatgaatgtaccaactaagtggctctggataagagcgtctgctaaatgactgacatGTAAATTGCCCTGAGGGCAGATAAGATGGGGTCAGTTGTACCTTTCTGTCCGTGCCGACTGCTGAACTTGTCtcctatctctggtctcctggtctgtCTCAGCAGGATCTTGATGAGGAAAGCATCGTCTGCATTGGAGGAGATCATCACCTTCTCGATGTAGGAGTCTGTGGAGCCCTTGTAACTGTAGACAAGAGAATAAAGGCAACAGCTGACCTGATCTGACAAGGCTGAATAAGTGAAGAGCGGACCTGAAAGCACTGGGTTGTTCACCGTCATATGGGGGAAACTAAGGATTTTGCTCAACGGTCAGAAGAGATGGTAGTAGGGCCGGGACAAAACCAGTATCAGGATACTCATTAGTATCGTGCAAAGGAAACAAAAACATCAAGGAGATTTAACTTCTTTAAGAAGACAGCCCTAAAATGTTGGAAacagcagttttttttttttaaacgggcCCAAAGAGTGAAGTCTGCTTCATGTTAAAATGTTTGCCATGGTAAAAAAATATTGTGATAGCGGTATAGTCATAGCCCTAGGTAgatcacctaataatccccagtttacaattggctcattcatccccctcctctcccctgtaactattccccaggtcgttgctgcaaatgagaacgtgttctcagtcaacttacctggtaaaataacggtaaaataaataaataaaataaagatgAGGAACAAACATTATATTAATAGTTCAGGGAGTTTGGGGTATTGTTACTCTGAGTGGTGTGGGGTGGGAAAGCAGGGGTGTATGAGTGATGAGGGGAGAAGGCACACCCACCTGACGGGCACATCTCTGTACTGGGGCTGTCCTGGCTGGGCACTGCCCTCCAGTGGTGTCTGGGTGACAGTGGGCATGGACTTGTTCACCAGCACCTGCTTATTCTCCACCTTCTCACCTGGGAGACACACAATATTGATGAATACCATATTTACTAATTCTGTATGCATGAATATCAAATCAAAGACATCAAATGTTTTATGTTACTTTATACATAAAACACATACATCCTTCAACACGTTTCCATGTGGAGAAAAGGATGTAACCAAATAGTTGTAATAATAAAATGGGTGACAGTGAGATTCTAGAGTAACAGAGCCGGTTGGGTCCTTCTCCAGGAGTCCTGCTGAAGGGTGCTACTCACCAGGGCAGCAGATGCCGTCAGCATCCAGGATACTGTGCCTCCAGATAGGCTTGCGTGTGGCCGCGTCCAGCATGGGACCCATCACCTTGTCAAAGGTCTGATTGGTGTAGCGCCTCAACGTGCACTTGGCGTTCTTGTAGACCAGGCATCTTCCAAATCCTGAGGCAGAATAAATGGAAGATGAGGGACCGAGTTCAGTATCGCAAATAATTACTTATACCAGAACTTTTTGTATTTCAGTACAGTAACAAGAAGACTACATCTAAACTCCATCAATGACTACGTTCAGAAGAGGGCAGCAGCCAGGAGGGCAGCAGCCAAGAAGTTAGTGACACTTGTACTCCCAATACAATGTAAAGTGTTTAAATTACATTGCTAGTTTCTCAAATTTTCCTTCTTAGCCTATAGACATAGATCAGTAACTCACCTCTGTCTAGAGAGGCCTTGTTGAGGATCAGAGCGTCCTCTATGTCGTAGCCGCTGTAGCTCATCACAGCCACTGTGGCGTTCTGGCCCGCAGGCAGCTTCTCAAAGTCTATCAGCTCTATGGTCCTAGTCTTGACCATGGGCTTCTGAGGGTAGCCCAGCAGGTACATCAGAGTGTCTATACGGTTCCTCTGGTTGTAGCCAATCGTACCTGACAGGAGAAACCATGGAAATAAAATtacaatggattttttttttcttcccaaaAGGTAAAATATTTGATTACTCAATTGTCTGAGAAAAATCATTCAAAACTCATTCAGTGCATCTTAAGAGCAAAGAAAAAACAAAAGTAATTACTAATTTTCAATTTAAGGAAATCCCAGATTTATTCCATTGCTTGTGTGACTTAGCCAAACAGTGTATCACATCAGAGAGTATCCTAAAAGTGGACGAGTGGTTTTTAATCCTGCTTCTCCAGAGGCCGGGGTTGAGCCAGGGCCAGCTCCCTGGTACAAACACAGTGGAGAGGAGCTGGGCAGGCCATGGAATAATGGCTGGCCTCCCTGGAAGCCTTGACATTTGTCAGATGCTATTACTTCACAATTAGGCAACAGAGCCCTGTGATAATAGGcccctggtcacacacacatatttgcaCATGTATAGGCCTGGCCACACAAAACAGACACAGCAGAGGATATTAGGCCAAATATAGTCCTAGTCAGTGTTTTTGTGTAAAaatggggagggagaaggagggggtgaCTGGGCTCGTGTGAATGAAAGTGGAGTCATTTGGAGAAGTTTTGGTTCAGGGAGTTCCCGGGCTCCTCTGTGGTCTCTCCCTCACAGCTGAACACACTGACCCCCTGAGCACACTTAACAGCAGACACAATGAATTGCTAATGACACTGGGTGACTAGCAGGGAAAGGCCTCTGTGCACACATAGGACACAAAAGAGGGCCTACGCAGGCACCTCATGTTTGGATGTCCATGtgcagatgtaaaaaaaaaaaaaaaaaaaaaaaaaaaaaaaaaaaaatccacacaCAAAATGCATTCTGACAAGAAATGTGTTCACATCGGTACACACTGCTCCCGTGGAGGATGTTTGAGGAGTCCTGATGCCTGATCAAAGGTGCAGCTTAAAAACAGCCACCCTCTACAGACCGAAGCAGAGGAACCAGAGAGTCTGTAGAACTGGAGAAGTGTCTCACCCATGGCCTGCTTGCCCATAGCACACTGGTATGTGTTCCTGGGGGACTGATTGTGATGGGGGTAGGGGATCAGGCCAGCACAGACCCCTAGTAGTGTGAAGGGCTCAATCTCCAAGTGTGTAGTGTCCCTACGTACAAAACAAGAGGATTGGGACTGAGAATTACATCCAGCGGCAGAGACTATATTGAGTACATATGAAAACTAGACCAGAGGGGCCTAACGTGTCAGACAGTAGAGCCATGGCCAGAAGTTACTTATTAATCATGTGCTCATAGAGGGCGATCTGACAGTCATTCTCCTCGTTCACATCCAGGTACTCCACCAGGCTCTCATGGAGGAAATCTTCAAAGGTTCTGACAGCAACAAAAACAGAAAGATCATCAACACAAGCATTTCAAAAAGCCCACAACGTCCACCACTAATGTAAACAAGTACACTTGGCTGAGCTTAAAATCCAATCATATACAAGTTAAATTCATTGGTGGCAGATGCTAGTTTCTTTGTATTGAATAACGTTAGCTGTATGAGATAAAACGTAGCCCACCTGTATCCCTGGGTCAACTCCTCGATGTGTTTGTTCTTAACCATCGGCTGTCCTTTCTTCACAATGATATACGGTCTGGCAGGAGCAAGAACATCAGTTTAAAAATGAATTAAACTCACTTCTAAACCTTCAAAAATGTTTTGAAACCGTTTGTGCTGAACCCAGGCTGTGTTATAACTCTGCTCCATGCACAGACAGTGGTGGGGTGTCATGTCCTCCCTGGTGCCCCTACCTGCAGAGGCGTCCTCCGTCTGAGGAGACGTAGACACAGCGGTCGGTTAGGTTGGTGGAGATGGACACAAACTCGTTGATGAATCCGGCCCGTCGCATCAGTCTGAAGGTGTACACCAGCCTTTGGTGGTCCCGGATCACCCCCAGGATGTTACCTGTGAACAGGATGGACACACCCAGAGAGACCGACTTTGAGGCACAGAGGTCCTTACACTAAATACTTACGGACTTGACTTTGTTAGGGGTTATTTGACAGGGGACAATGCAATGATCAACATTTCTCTAAATGTGTCAGATTTAAATCAGCTGACACATTTGCCTCTGCAGTCCCCCCTGGACTACAGatgaacacacccacacagaaataATGCATAATCCAGGACTTGGAGCTAGCCACTGAATAAATCAGATGTGTGCAGGGCCACAGACTCCAGCAGGGGATCTGGGCAGAATATGAAACTTGAAGAAACAGAGGAGCCACAGTGTGGAAGGGTTTGCGAGGGCTCTGCGGTGCTTTGACACCTGCTGTTACTAATTAATAAAGCCTGGTTAGTCAGTCAACATAATTTGACAGTTATCATTGGCTAGAAAAACAGAGACTAATTAAAGGAACCAGTCCAGTCTTTCTCATGGTGCACTAGTAGCACTAACTGAATAGCTTATCATCAAAACACACAACATATGCATTCTGGAAACTGGACGTTCCATGTTCTTTCCCTTCATGTTTGAGGCATTGTATTGAAAAGCAGAGGAAGGGTTGAGATTTAAGTAATCAAACAAGGGAAAAGTCAACAGCAACAACCATCCTGGCTTGAGAGCCTACTGCTGGTTATGTGTAACAAGTGTATGCCTCTGGATGTCTGGTGTGTATGCGCAACTGTGTGTGTGCAGTCACCATTGAGGAAGACCAGGAAGACACTTGGGTAGGAGAGCTCCTCTCCACACAGCAGGTTGACATCCTCCACTCCCAGGTTGAAGGCCAACTTGACGATGGGGCCGTCCTCCATGTCTGTGGTGATGTGGGTCATCAAGGCCAGGTTCTTCACCAGACCACAGGCCTAGGACACAACAACTGGTCAGAAGCTGTTATACACAGGCCAAGGCAACACCACCTAGCACTGGGTTAAAACTgccattagggttagggttgtccaCAGCACCTTGTGAGCTGCAGTTCAAATTTCAGACATGTTTGTTTTTACACAGTAGGAGTGTTTGCATGATAGTGTGTGTATGATGTTTATGCaggccatggtgtgtgtgtgtgtgtatggaggtTATGCAggccatggtgtgtgtgtatggagttTATACAGGccatggtgtgcgtgtgtgtatggagTTTATACAGGccatggtgtgcgtgtgtgtgtatatggagtTTATACAGAccatggtgtgcgtgtgtgtatggagTTTATACaggccatggtgtgtgtgtgtgtgtgtatatggagtTTATGCAGGccatggtgtgtgcgtgtgtatatggaGTTTATGCAGGccatggtgtgtgcgtgtgtatatggaGTTTATGCAGGccatggtgtgtgcgtgtgtgtatggagTTTATACaggccatggtgtgtgtgtgtgtatatggagtTTATACaggccatggtgtgtgtgtgtgtatatggagtTTATACaggccatggtgtgtgtgtgtatatggagtTTATGCAGGccatggtgtgcgtgtgtgtatggagTTTATACaggccatggtgtgtgtgtgtgtgtgtgtgtgtgtgtgtgtgtgtgtatggagttTATGCAGGACATGGTGTGCGTATGGAGTTTATACaggccatggtgtgtgtgtgtgtgtgtatggagttTATGCaggccatggtgtgtgtgtgtatggagttTATGCAGGCCAtggtgtgtgtgcttgcttgtgtgtgtatgtttgccaatgtgtacgtgtgtgactgtctgtccgtgtatctctctgactcacctctcCCTCAGGGGTGTCGGAGGGGCACAGCATGCCCCACTGGGAGGGCTGCAGGGAGCGGGGTCCGCTGACCTTCCTGGTCTTCTCAAactgggaggagatcctggtcATCATGCCTAGAGCAGAGATGAAGGAGAGACGGGACAGCACCTGGGTCACACCCTGACGGTCCATCTTAAACCTCTTCAGGGACCAGTTCCCCTGGGGggcacagagcgagagacaggtcAACTGCTTGGATCCATAAACATATGTAGCATGTGTGACAACACTGCTGATGTTAAAAAGGCTTTAAAAATAAACACTTTATATTGATTGATTGCTCTAACTGCAATTCACTGTGGCATCAGCTTTGACACAATATCTTCATGATATTTACAAAAATGAAAGAAAAGACCAACCTCACACTTGTGTAAGGTACAGAAACATTACATTCAAAATTGGATGCAAAAAACCTGACAACCTAGAATTCCCTTTTGACCTACGTCAATCCGTATGGATAACTTTGCACTGTCCGGCATAAGGGACCAGAGCTTGAAATGGGGCGGAGAGCAGCACTCACGGTGGAGATGGCGTTGACCATGCCGTTGGTGATCTGGTCCTGGCGCATGTGTTTGACAATGTCAAACTGTGCCGCCCGCTGCTTGGGGATGATCTGGTCTGAGATCTTTTTCAGCTCGGAGTTGAACTTCTTAAAGAGATCCTCAAACAGCAGAGACAGCAACTAGCCAGGTGGGGCGAGAGAGTGTCAGTGGTACAGTCAGAACCATACGTATTAAGTGTCTCAgaggaggagtgctgatctaagatcaggtcctccctgtccataaAAGTCActgtgatctaaaaggcaaaactgacacAGTGGAAACATCGAGTCTCTGATGCAACTAACTAGACGTGAAATAACAATACTCAGAGAGCTAGTAGTATCCCCTGGAGACACAGGCAAGGTAAACCCTCTGTTCTCCTGGCTTCTGCTCACagctgttctgttcctctccGCTATCAGCTCAGAGACAATGACCATGTCCTGGGAGACAGATTTAATAACCAGGTGTGCCAACCCTGAGATAagcctgacctggcctctctcccaggtctctctcctctccttagtAAGGCCTTTAGTGGggcacctctctatctctcaacCCCCAACAAATTTGCATAAATCAAAACAAGCAGTCCTGGCAAAATGTATAATAAAGAAAAAAAGCTTCCGTCACACAGCCAGGCCAATTAGCTCAATGTCAGGGAATCATAATTGGAGAGACGAGAGATTGCTGGGCGTTGTGAGTACTTAAGCCCTCTATTGAAAGGTGACCCTCCTCAATCAGAGAAGGTCGGGTGGGGGGAAATTAAAGGCCTTAAGACAGCCGTAATTACATTATCAGAGCCGGGGCCTGTAGGATTAGCTCAATCGCTCCAGTCAAGGTGGCCATTCTTTGTCAAAG is a genomic window containing:
- the polr3b gene encoding DNA-directed RNA polymerase III subunit RPC2 isoform X3, producing the protein MEILGEEFGDMTPQQLAAPVNTIEEKWKLLPAFLKVKGLVKQHIDSFNYFINVEIKKIMKANEKITSDADPMWYLKYLNIYVGMPDVEESFNVTRPVSPHECRLRDMTYSAPITVDIEYTRGSQRIIRNALPIGRMPIMLRSSNCVLTGKTSMEYSKLNECPLDPGGYFIVKGQEKVILIQEQLSKNRIIVEQDRKGAVGASVTSSTHEKKSRTNMIVKQGRFYLRHNALSEDAPIAIIFKAMGVESDQEIVQMIGTEEHVMANFSPSLEECQKAQIFTEIQALKYIGNKVRRQRMWGGPKKTKMEEARELLASLILTHVPVKEFNFRAKCIYLAVMVRRVILAQGENKVDDRDYYGNKRLELAGQLLSLLFEDLFKKFNSELKKISDQIIPKQRAAQFDIVKHMRQDQITNGMVNAISTGNWSLKRFKMDRQGVTQVLSRLSFISALGMMTRISSQFEKTRKVSGPRSLQPSQWGMLCPSDTPEGEACGLVKNLALMTHITTDMEDGPIVKLAFNLGVEDVNLLCGEELSYPSVFLVFLNGNILGVIRDHQRLVYTFRLMRRAGFINEFVSISTNLTDRCVYVSSDGGRLCRPYIIVKKGQPMVKNKHIEELTQGYRTFEDFLHESLVEYLDVNEENDCQIALYEHMINKDTTHLEIEPFTLLGVCAGLIPYPHHNQSPRNTYQCAMGKQAMGTIGYNQRNRIDTLMYLLGYPQKPMVKTRTIELIDFEKLPAGQNATVAVMSYSGYDIEDALILNKASLDRGFGRCLVYKNAKCTLRRYTNQTFDKVMGPMLDAATRKPIWRHSILDADGICCPGEKVENKQVLVNKSMPTVTQTPLEGSAQPGQPQYRDVPVSYKGSTDSYIEKVMISSNADDAFLIKILLRQTRRPEIGDKFSSRHGQKGVCGLIVPQEDMPFCDSGICPDIIMNPHGYPSRMTVGKLIELLAGKAGVMDGRFHYGTAFGGSKVKDVCEDLIRYGYNYQGKDYVTSGITGT